In one window of Streptomyces sp. NBC_01224 DNA:
- a CDS encoding site-2 protease family protein, protein MDESGDSGRPQPGAGGTDPGAGPEKGEPRRPEEPGGGLLMGRPFGVPVYVAPSWFLVAALITWVFGGQLERVLPELGAARYLVSLFFAIAFYASVLVHELAHTVVALRYKLPVRRIQLQFFGGVSEIEKESETPGREFVLAFVGPLLSLVLAGLFYVGMTFVAPGTVPGVLLAGLMISNLLVAAFNLLPGLPLDGGRMLRAVVWKITGRPMSGTVAAAWAGRALAVVTLIGLPLLTHTGSFGNNPRDLSGLDTVTDALLAAILAAIIWTGAGNSLRMARLREHLPELRARTLTRRAVPVEAATPLSEALRRANEAGARALVVVDGHGEPQGVVRETAIVSVPEHRRPWVAVSSLAQDLTEGMKISAELTGEALLDSLKANPATEYLVLEETGEIYGVLSTADVERAFVAALARPAA, encoded by the coding sequence GTGGACGAGAGCGGCGACAGCGGGCGGCCGCAGCCCGGTGCAGGGGGAACGGACCCCGGCGCCGGCCCCGAGAAGGGCGAACCGCGGCGCCCCGAAGAGCCCGGCGGCGGCCTGCTCATGGGCCGTCCCTTCGGTGTGCCCGTGTACGTCGCGCCCAGCTGGTTCCTCGTGGCCGCACTGATCACCTGGGTCTTCGGAGGTCAGCTCGAACGGGTGCTGCCCGAGCTCGGCGCGGCTCGCTATCTGGTCTCCCTCTTCTTCGCTATTGCCTTCTACGCGTCCGTACTCGTCCACGAACTCGCCCACACGGTCGTCGCGCTGCGCTACAAACTGCCGGTGCGCCGCATCCAGCTCCAGTTCTTCGGCGGCGTCTCCGAGATCGAGAAGGAGTCCGAGACCCCCGGCCGCGAGTTCGTTCTCGCCTTCGTCGGCCCCCTGCTCTCCCTGGTGCTCGCCGGGCTCTTCTACGTAGGGATGACGTTCGTCGCGCCCGGCACCGTGCCCGGTGTCCTCCTCGCCGGACTGATGATCTCCAACCTCCTGGTGGCCGCCTTCAACCTCCTCCCCGGCCTCCCGCTCGACGGCGGGCGCATGCTCCGTGCCGTCGTCTGGAAGATCACCGGGCGGCCTATGAGCGGCACCGTCGCAGCCGCCTGGGCCGGCCGCGCGCTCGCCGTCGTCACTCTCATCGGCCTCCCGCTGCTCACCCACACCGGCTCCTTCGGGAACAACCCCCGAGACCTCAGCGGCTTGGACACCGTCACCGACGCGCTGCTCGCCGCCATCCTCGCCGCCATCATCTGGACCGGTGCGGGCAACAGCCTGCGCATGGCCCGCCTGCGCGAACACCTCCCCGAACTGCGCGCCCGCACCCTCACCCGGCGCGCCGTTCCGGTGGAGGCCGCCACCCCGCTCTCCGAGGCCCTGCGCCGCGCCAACGAGGCGGGCGCCCGCGCCCTCGTCGTCGTCGACGGACACGGCGAACCCCAGGGCGTCGTCCGCGAGACGGCCATCGTCTCCGTCCCCGAACACCGCCGCCCCTGGGTCGCCGTCAGCAGCCTCGCCCAGGACCTCACCGAGGGCATGAAGATCTCGGCCGAGCTGACCGGCGAAGCACTCCTGGACAGCCTCAAGGCCAACCCCGCCACCGAATACCTCGTCCTCGAGGAAACCGGCGAGATCTACGGAGTGCTGTCCACCGCCGACGTCGAACGGGCATTCGTCGCCGCCCTGGCGAGGCCCGCCGCCTGA
- a CDS encoding RecB family exonuclease encodes MQCPLLYRFRVIDKLPEKPSEAATRGTLVHAVLERLFDNPAVERTAGRATALIPGQWDRLLESKPELSELFAKDAGGERLARWLSEAESLVERWFSLEDPTRLEPAERELFVETELESGLRLRGVIDRIDVAPTGEVRIVDYKTGKAPRPEYAEGALFQMKFYALVIWRLKGVVPRRLQLVYLGSGDIMTYDPVVADLERVERKLLALWDAIRQATETGEWRPRPTKLCGWCDHQSVCPEFGGTPPVYPLSVRPAESEQDVQGRMDPVHAEAGRPVALEGP; translated from the coding sequence ATGCAGTGTCCTCTGCTGTACCGCTTCCGGGTCATCGACAAACTGCCGGAGAAGCCCAGCGAGGCGGCGACCCGGGGCACGCTGGTGCATGCGGTGCTCGAGCGGCTCTTCGACAACCCGGCGGTGGAGCGCACGGCCGGCCGGGCCACGGCGCTGATCCCCGGCCAGTGGGACCGGCTGCTCGAGTCGAAGCCGGAGCTGTCGGAGCTGTTCGCGAAGGATGCCGGGGGCGAGCGGCTGGCGCGTTGGCTCTCGGAGGCGGAGAGCCTGGTGGAGCGGTGGTTCTCACTGGAGGATCCGACGCGCCTGGAGCCCGCCGAGCGGGAGCTGTTCGTCGAGACGGAGCTGGAGTCGGGGCTGCGGCTGCGCGGGGTGATCGACCGTATCGATGTGGCGCCGACGGGCGAGGTCCGGATCGTCGACTACAAGACGGGGAAGGCGCCGCGCCCGGAGTACGCGGAGGGCGCGCTCTTCCAGATGAAGTTCTACGCCCTGGTGATCTGGCGGCTGAAGGGCGTGGTGCCCCGCCGGCTCCAGCTCGTCTATCTCGGCAGCGGCGACATCATGACGTACGACCCGGTGGTGGCGGATCTGGAGCGCGTCGAGCGGAAGCTGCTGGCGCTCTGGGACGCGATCCGGCAGGCGACGGAGACGGGCGAGTGGCGGCCCCGGCCGACGAAGCTCTGCGGCTGGTGCGACCACCAGTCGGTCTGCCCCGAATTCGGCGGCACTCCCCCGGTATATCCGCTGTCAGTACGCCCGGCGGAGTCGGAGCAGGATGTCCAGGGCAGAATGGATCCGGTCCATGCTGAGGCCGGCCGGCCTGTGGCCCTCGAAGGACCTTAA
- a CDS encoding ferredoxin: protein MTVQQDAPTGSDTQDLEVWIDQDLCTGDGICVQYAPEVFELDIDGLAYVKSGDDELLQDKGATTPVPLPLLQDVVDSAKECPGDCIHVRRVSDRVEVYGPEAA from the coding sequence ATGACCGTGCAGCAGGACGCTCCCACCGGCAGCGACACGCAGGACCTGGAGGTCTGGATCGACCAGGACCTCTGCACGGGAGACGGCATCTGCGTGCAGTACGCACCCGAGGTGTTCGAGCTGGACATCGACGGTCTGGCGTATGTGAAGAGCGGCGACGACGAGCTGCTGCAGGACAAGGGCGCGACGACGCCCGTACCGCTGCCACTTCTTCAGGATGTGGTCGATTCGGCCAAGGAATGCCCGGGCGACTGCATCCACGTACGTCGCGTTTCGGACAGAGTCGAGGTGTATGGTCCCGAGGCCGCCTGA
- a CDS encoding tRNA (adenine-N1)-methyltransferase, producing MSEPTGAARRRGPFKVGDQVQLTDPKGRHYTFTLEAGKNFHTHKGSFPHDELIGAPEGSVVRTTGNVAYLALRPLLPDYVLSMPRGAAVVYPKDAGQILAFADIFPGARVVEAGVGSGSLSTFLLRAIGDQGMLHSYERREDFAEIAQQNVERYFGEPHPAWQLTVGDLQDNLSDTDVDRVILDMLAPWECLEAVSKALVPGGILCAYVATTTQLARTVESIREIGCFAEPQPWESMIRNWHVEGLAVRPDHRMIGHTGFLVTARRLADGVEAPLRRRRPAKGAYGEDYDGPGSQSGSSRG from the coding sequence ATGTCTGAACCGACCGGTGCCGCCCGCCGACGCGGGCCCTTCAAGGTCGGGGACCAGGTCCAGCTCACCGATCCCAAGGGACGCCACTACACCTTCACGCTCGAAGCCGGAAAGAATTTCCACACCCACAAGGGTTCTTTCCCGCATGACGAGCTGATCGGTGCCCCCGAGGGCAGTGTTGTCCGAACCACGGGAAACGTCGCCTACCTCGCGCTGCGCCCCCTGCTCCCCGACTACGTCCTGTCCATGCCCCGCGGCGCCGCCGTGGTCTACCCCAAGGACGCGGGGCAGATCCTGGCGTTCGCCGACATCTTCCCCGGCGCCCGCGTCGTGGAAGCCGGCGTCGGCTCCGGCTCGCTCTCCACCTTCCTGCTGCGCGCCATCGGCGACCAGGGCATGCTGCACTCCTACGAGCGCCGCGAGGACTTCGCCGAGATCGCCCAGCAGAACGTGGAACGCTACTTCGGCGAACCGCACCCCGCCTGGCAGCTCACTGTCGGGGATCTCCAGGACAACCTCTCGGACACCGACGTCGATCGTGTCATCCTCGACATGCTCGCCCCCTGGGAGTGCCTGGAGGCCGTCTCCAAGGCGCTCGTGCCCGGTGGCATCCTCTGCGCGTACGTGGCGACCACCACCCAGCTCGCGCGGACCGTCGAGTCCATCCGCGAGATCGGCTGCTTCGCCGAACCGCAGCCCTGGGAATCGATGATCCGTAACTGGCACGTCGAGGGCCTGGCCGTCCGCCCGGACCACCGCATGATCGGTCACACCGGTTTCCTCGTCACCGCCCGCCGTCTGGCCGACGGTGTGGAGGCCCCGCTGCGCCGCCGCCGCCCCGCCAAGGGCGCCTACGGCGAGGACTACGACGGTCCCGGCAGCCAGAGCGGCTCCTCCCGCGGCTGA